Proteins encoded together in one Acholeplasma hippikon window:
- a CDS encoding YebC/PmpR family DNA-binding transcriptional regulator, with amino-acid sequence MGRAFEVRKVAMAKTAAAKSKVYSKYGREIYMAAKSGTPDPETNVNLKRIIEKAKKEQVTADVIKRAIEKAKGGSDENYTEIRYEGFGPGNSLIIVECLTDNTNRSLSDVRTAFNKAYGKLGVSGSVLHQFEHRAVFEVEASEDQILEVLLENDVNVIDVEVEGEFVTIYAEPTEYNAIKDALKSANLEPTQENITFLPLQTVELTEQDDIEKFERLLNSLDDLDDVSNVYHNVK; translated from the coding sequence ATGGGAAGAGCATTTGAAGTCAGAAAAGTAGCTATGGCTAAAACAGCTGCTGCAAAATCAAAAGTATATTCAAAATACGGAAGAGAAATTTATATGGCAGCTAAATCAGGAACTCCAGATCCTGAAACAAACGTTAATTTAAAACGTATCATTGAAAAGGCAAAGAAAGAACAAGTAACTGCCGATGTTATTAAAAGAGCTATTGAAAAGGCTAAAGGTGGAAGTGACGAAAACTATACAGAAATTCGTTATGAAGGTTTTGGTCCAGGAAACAGCCTGATCATTGTTGAATGTTTAACTGATAACACAAATCGTTCATTATCTGATGTTAGAACTGCATTCAATAAAGCATATGGTAAATTAGGTGTGTCTGGTTCAGTATTACACCAATTTGAACACAGAGCGGTGTTTGAAGTTGAAGCTTCAGAAGATCAAATTTTAGAAGTATTATTAGAAAATGACGTTAATGTGATTGATGTTGAAGTAGAAGGTGAATTTGTTACAATCTATGCTGAACCAACAGAATATAATGCAATCAAAGATGCATTAAAATCTGCTAACTTAGAACCAACTCAAGAAAATATTACTTTCTTACCACTTCAAACAGTTGAATTAACTGAACAAGATGATATTGAAAAATTTGAAAGATTATTAAACTCATTAGATGATTTAGATGATGTTTCAAACGTATACCATAACGTAAAATAA
- a CDS encoding Gx transporter family protein, whose protein sequence is MNNLKTITTLSMMLASAIVLNVIEMSINVIPVPGAKIGFANLVTVIVLYIYGFKKAFLVTILRVLIVALLYRSFTITFWMGLGGAILSIITMGILKQWFKLHPITVSVFGAILHTIGQVLVGMYLLSTELLILYLPIMLLISVPAGVFIGIISNRFFTIFKNRPHPKGY, encoded by the coding sequence ATGAATAATTTAAAAACAATTACAACTTTATCTATGATGTTAGCGAGTGCAATTGTCTTAAACGTCATTGAAATGTCAATTAATGTCATTCCAGTTCCTGGCGCTAAGATTGGATTTGCTAACCTTGTGACTGTAATTGTTTTATATATCTATGGATTTAAAAAAGCATTTTTAGTCACTATTCTAAGAGTGTTGATTGTTGCGTTATTATATCGCTCATTTACAATCACATTTTGGATGGGACTAGGTGGTGCAATTCTATCTATAATAACAATGGGTATATTAAAACAATGGTTCAAATTACACCCAATTACGGTATCAGTTTTTGGTGCTATTTTACACACGATTGGACAGGTTTTAGTAGGTATGTACTTATTAAGTACTGAATTGTTAATTCTTTACTTACCAATCATGTTATTAATCAGTGTTCCAGCCGGCGTATTTATTGGCATCATTTCCAACAGATTCTTTACTATTTTCAAAAACAGACCACACCCAAAAGGATACTAA
- a CDS encoding FAD:protein FMN transferase, producing MKKGLLLFNLILLGAVLLACEKKPVPPTKDSMTFYAMDTQIVIDLTYSNASNKAEIYKDIEDIYMLYDEISDNFRKYPGVHNVYYINEQADLSEAEATVEITKELYDLIDFAYYIQKNSNGYFDIAIGKIIDIWKSIIEEYEMGFLLDPDAAVEWALKEVEKIDIIEDPIKLFTQDNKYFITLKKGAKIDLGAVAKGYTTQKAIDYLKNNNIENYLINGGTSSLALGVKTKETPNFNIGLVNPLNIYQNYGIVRAKNTVITTSGSNMQKFETSDGTWYHHIVSPKTKKPENIYYAISIIGEGAGLMDAYSTALFSMPLDEVKEFLKNKDIEFIAYQIDQTIEIVNPSGRFTKTGN from the coding sequence ATGAAAAAAGGATTGCTGCTATTCAATTTAATACTATTAGGAGCAGTCCTTTTAGCTTGTGAAAAAAAGCCTGTTCCACCAACGAAAGATTCAATGACTTTTTATGCAATGGATACACAAATAGTTATTGATTTAACATATAGTAATGCATCAAACAAAGCAGAAATCTATAAAGATATTGAAGATATCTACATGTTATATGATGAGATTTCTGATAACTTTAGAAAATATCCTGGCGTACATAATGTTTACTATATTAATGAACAAGCTGATTTATCAGAGGCTGAAGCAACAGTTGAAATCACAAAAGAATTATATGATTTAATTGACTTCGCATATTATATACAAAAAAATTCTAATGGTTACTTTGACATTGCGATTGGCAAGATTATTGATATTTGGAAATCCATTATAGAAGAGTATGAGATGGGCTTCTTATTAGACCCAGATGCTGCAGTTGAGTGGGCATTAAAAGAAGTAGAAAAAATTGATATCATTGAAGACCCAATTAAGTTATTCACACAAGATAATAAATATTTTATTACCCTTAAAAAAGGTGCAAAAATTGATTTAGGTGCAGTTGCTAAAGGATATACAACTCAAAAAGCAATTGACTATTTAAAGAATAACAACATAGAAAATTACTTAATCAATGGTGGTACCTCTTCGCTTGCTTTAGGCGTAAAAACTAAAGAAACACCAAACTTCAATATTGGCCTTGTGAACCCATTAAATATATATCAAAATTATGGTATTGTAAGAGCAAAAAACACTGTGATTACAACTTCAGGAAGCAACATGCAAAAATTTGAAACTTCCGATGGAACTTGGTATCACCACATCGTTTCACCAAAAACTAAAAAACCTGAAAATATATATTATGCAATTAGTATTATCGGTGAAGGCGCAGGATTGATGGATGCATATTCAACTGCTCTATTTAGTATGCCTCTTGATGAGGTTAAAGAATTCTTGAAAAATAAAGACATCGAATTTATTGCGTATCAAATTGATCAAACAATCGAAATAGTTAATCCATCTGGTAGATTTACAAAGACAGGTAATTAA
- the glyA gene encoding serine hydroxymethyltransferase, translated as MYLQNEDPKLYKSLIKESVRQDEHIELIASENFVSKAVLEAQGSILTNKYAEGYPGNRYYGGCEFVDEIERLAIERLKQLFNAKYVNVQPHSGSQANASVYHALVNPGDTVLGMSLDAGGHLTHGYKLSFSGRFYKAYAYGVSKTDECIDYEEVLRIAKEVNPKMIIAGASAYARTIDFKRFREIADEVGAYLFVDMAHIAGLVAAGVHPSPLPYAHVVTSTTHKTLRGPRGGIILTNDEEVAKKINKAVFPGEQGGPLMHVIAAKAVAFKEALDPSFVEYQKQVVKNAKVMADTFKALGYRVVSGTTDNHLVLIDVKSKLGITGKLAEETLYKVNITINKNAIPFDQEKPAHTSGIRLGSPAMTTKGFKEKEFKLISEWIHEALTHTSNEEVLQDIRRRVIELTKQFKNN; from the coding sequence ATGTATTTACAAAACGAAGACCCTAAATTATATAAGTCACTAATCAAAGAATCTGTTAGACAAGATGAACACATTGAGTTAATTGCTTCTGAAAACTTTGTTTCAAAAGCAGTATTAGAGGCTCAAGGATCAATCTTGACAAATAAATATGCAGAAGGATATCCAGGCAATCGATATTACGGTGGATGTGAGTTTGTAGATGAGATTGAACGATTAGCAATTGAAAGATTAAAACAATTATTCAACGCTAAATACGTTAATGTTCAACCACATTCTGGGTCACAAGCAAATGCCTCAGTTTATCATGCACTAGTTAATCCAGGAGATACAGTACTTGGAATGAGTTTAGATGCGGGCGGACATTTAACACACGGATATAAACTTTCATTCTCGGGAAGATTCTACAAGGCTTATGCATACGGAGTTTCAAAGACTGATGAATGCATTGATTATGAAGAAGTCTTAAGAATAGCAAAAGAAGTCAACCCAAAAATGATTATTGCAGGAGCTAGTGCTTATGCAAGAACAATTGACTTTAAACGATTCAGAGAAATTGCTGATGAAGTAGGTGCATATTTATTCGTAGATATGGCACATATTGCAGGATTAGTAGCAGCTGGGGTTCACCCATCTCCGCTACCATATGCGCATGTAGTAACTTCTACAACACATAAAACGTTAAGAGGTCCACGCGGAGGCATTATCTTAACTAACGATGAAGAAGTCGCTAAAAAAATCAACAAAGCTGTGTTCCCTGGTGAACAAGGCGGACCATTAATGCATGTGATTGCAGCAAAAGCAGTTGCTTTCAAAGAGGCATTAGATCCTTCATTTGTTGAATATCAAAAACAAGTTGTTAAAAATGCTAAAGTGATGGCAGATACATTCAAAGCATTAGGTTATAGAGTCGTCTCAGGAACAACAGATAATCACTTAGTTTTAATTGATGTTAAATCTAAGTTAGGGATTACGGGTAAACTAGCAGAAGAAACGCTGTATAAAGTGAATATCACAATTAATAAAAATGCTATTCCATTTGACCAAGAAAAGCCTGCACACACTTCAGGAATCCGTTTAGGTTCCCCAGCAATGACAACAAAAGGATTTAAAGAAAAAGAATTTAAACTAATATCAGAATGGATTCATGAAGCATTGACCCACACTTCAAATGAAGAAGTTTTACAAGATATTAGAAGAAGAGTTATTGAGTTGACTAAGCAATTCAAAAATAATTAG
- a CDS encoding inorganic diphosphatase, with protein sequence MNIWHDISPKRITPERFIVCVEISKGSKKKYELDKETGMIILDRVLFTSAHYPANYGFIPLTYAGDKDPLDVLVLCQEDIEPMSLVECYPIGVIKMIDSDEVDEKIIAIPLGDPSLTQYTDLKNLPHHLLSEISHFFEVYKSLEGKRTYILDIENKEEAIKVIAESIEAYKEKFQKE encoded by the coding sequence ATGAACATATGGCACGATATTAGTCCCAAAAGAATCACGCCAGAGCGTTTTATTGTTTGCGTTGAGATTTCAAAGGGCAGTAAAAAGAAGTACGAGTTAGATAAAGAAACAGGAATGATCATTCTTGATAGAGTCTTATTTACCTCTGCTCACTACCCAGCAAATTATGGATTCATTCCATTGACATATGCTGGAGACAAGGACCCATTAGACGTTTTAGTTTTATGCCAAGAAGACATTGAACCTATGTCATTAGTGGAATGTTACCCAATCGGGGTTATCAAAATGATTGATAGTGATGAAGTCGATGAAAAAATTATTGCGATTCCATTAGGCGATCCTTCATTAACACAATATACAGACCTTAAGAATTTACCACATCACTTATTAAGTGAGATTTCTCACTTTTTTGAGGTGTATAAATCATTAGAAGGTAAAAGAACATACATCTTAGATATCGAAAATAAGGAAGAAGCAATTAAAGTAATTGCAGAATCTATCGAAGCCTACAAAGAAAAATTTCAGAAAGAGTGA
- a CDS encoding NusG domain II-containing protein: MKKKDYLLIGGLFIIILISFIWINLSQGKPSTIAKVYHINDVVIEVDFSKNTYQLYPQKVDNNYPKLIEPLSKEGADLAFVMLGDFFIGDRRTELIIEVDFDTKSIRIERDETPKQIGVNRNWYNGKGLPVVSLPNKVSIRFEQTNDDLDGVI, translated from the coding sequence ATGAAGAAAAAAGATTATCTATTAATTGGTGGATTATTTATAATCATTTTAATATCCTTTATTTGGATAAACCTAAGTCAAGGAAAACCATCCACAATTGCTAAGGTTTATCATATAAATGATGTTGTAATTGAAGTTGACTTTAGTAAAAACACATACCAATTGTATCCACAAAAAGTTGATAACAACTATCCAAAACTTATTGAACCTTTATCAAAAGAAGGAGCTGACTTAGCGTTTGTAATGCTTGGTGATTTCTTTATTGGTGACAGAAGAACTGAATTAATCATTGAAGTTGATTTTGATACAAAAAGTATTAGAATTGAAAGAGATGAAACACCTAAACAAATTGGCGTGAATAGAAATTGGTATAATGGTAAAGGTTTACCAGTTGTTTCATTACCAAATAAAGTTTCAATTAGATTTGAACAAACAAATGATGATTTAGACGGAGTTATATGA
- a CDS encoding RnfABCDGE type electron transport complex subunit D: MQKVNIVPRTSPYVRKETSTKRMMVDVLIALTPVTFFSVYKYGMDALTRILVSLLVFILVEAVYFLSVTKAEGDHFSERLSNKFKKYSINNLTAPAVSGLIYAMLLPDQLPFYAVIMGALFGSLVGKMIFGGLGFNIFNPAALGRVFIAISFTTLFQGSYGAVDAAAGATPLSTQFPNVFNSYSLIDMLTGNIPGAMGEINSILILMGMAYLIIRKSADFRPILSASLIFVVLTTIAGYFLQPNHLVEFVLYHLLSGGLLFGLAFMVTDPATSPVSRPGRWYFGLIIGTVIFAIRIFGNLPEGVAFALLFANMLTPVIDYPLWSTNKFKTRFFVTYGVSFALITLFGFLLLGGYIA, translated from the coding sequence ATGCAAAAAGTAAATATTGTTCCACGCACCTCTCCTTATGTACGTAAGGAAACATCTACAAAACGTATGATGGTTGACGTGTTAATCGCTTTAACACCTGTAACATTCTTCTCAGTATATAAATATGGAATGGATGCATTAACAAGAATTTTAGTGAGTTTACTAGTATTCATTTTAGTAGAAGCAGTATACTTCTTATCTGTTACTAAAGCAGAAGGTGATCACTTTAGTGAGCGTTTATCAAATAAATTTAAGAAATATTCAATTAATAACTTAACTGCTCCAGCGGTAAGTGGATTAATTTATGCAATGTTATTACCAGATCAGTTACCATTCTATGCAGTCATTATGGGTGCATTATTCGGGTCATTAGTTGGTAAGATGATCTTTGGTGGTTTAGGATTTAACATCTTTAACCCAGCAGCACTTGGCAGAGTATTCATTGCAATTTCATTTACAACATTATTCCAAGGTAGTTATGGTGCAGTAGATGCTGCAGCAGGTGCAACACCACTATCTACACAATTTCCAAATGTATTTAACTCATATTCATTAATTGATATGTTAACTGGTAACATTCCAGGGGCAATGGGCGAAATCAACTCAATTCTAATCTTAATGGGTATGGCTTATCTAATCATTAGAAAGAGTGCAGATTTTAGACCAATCCTATCAGCATCATTAATTTTTGTTGTATTAACGACAATTGCAGGTTACTTCTTACAACCTAACCATTTAGTTGAGTTCGTATTATATCATTTATTATCGGGTGGATTATTATTTGGTTTAGCATTTATGGTTACAGACCCAGCGACCTCACCAGTTTCAAGACCAGGTAGATGGTACTTTGGATTAATTATTGGTACCGTAATCTTTGCAATTAGAATCTTTGGTAACCTACCAGAAGGGGTTGCGTTCGCATTATTATTTGCTAATATGTTAACTCCAGTGATTGATTATCCATTATGGTCAACAAATAAATTTAAGACTAGATTCTTTGTGACATATGGTGTTTCATTCGCTTTAATTACATTATTTGGATTCTTATTATTAGGAGGGTACATCGCATGA
- a CDS encoding Rnf-Nqr domain containing protein, with the protein MKQFVKSMIILSILPLIFISTTFENALIAGLVLVVVTMAIKGLSLLIDKLAEGRFRTYTYVILTAGIVSLLNIILGTYISQTELYSIYFVLFILNVDLVYNPSEKVTAVKQLVISALSFVLIVFVGLLREVLGTGTLTIALFNVDTIQIFASKYAISFLQQASGGFVLAGFVFGIINSLDFIKVKEVAKDDIL; encoded by the coding sequence ATGAAACAATTTGTTAAATCTATGATTATTTTAAGCATTTTACCACTTATCTTTATCTCAACAACATTTGAAAATGCATTGATTGCGGGTTTAGTTTTAGTTGTTGTTACAATGGCAATTAAGGGATTATCATTATTAATTGATAAACTTGCTGAGGGAAGATTTAGAACATATACATATGTAATCTTAACTGCAGGTATTGTATCACTATTAAATATTATTTTAGGAACTTATATTTCTCAAACAGAGTTATATTCTATATATTTCGTATTATTCATTTTAAATGTGGATTTAGTATATAACCCATCTGAAAAAGTAACAGCGGTAAAACAATTAGTCATTTCAGCATTATCATTCGTATTAATTGTGTTTGTTGGTCTGTTAAGAGAAGTGTTAGGAACTGGCACATTAACAATTGCATTATTCAATGTAGATACAATTCAAATCTTCGCATCTAAATATGCAATTAGTTTCCTACAACAAGCATCTGGTGGATTTGTGTTAGCAGGTTTTGTATTTGGTATCATCAATTCATTAGACTTTATTAAAGTTAAGGAGGTAGCTAAAGATGACATTCTATAG
- a CDS encoding DUF4886 domain-containing protein: protein MKKIVTFILGLLFIGVLIACNDDNSTQKFVVSFETNGGTPSIPSQEIEAGLLIIEPSSILKEGYEFGGWYKDDKFETKWDFKIDKVDSNMTLFTKRDEVEKVTISFDTKGGSVIGDMKVNKGSLFSSPTPPTKEGYEFSGWYKDETYSKSWSFTFDKPNKDIQLIARWKQVSDYTKSLKILSIENSFSEDAHRYLYNIATSYGVDQCKVVIANMYIGGAELIQHVQNANSNAKVHQYQLYKGTNMIATNSMSLGEAIAKEYWDVITFQQASHHSGLVSTYAEHLTSLIGWVDALAVNPNVKIGWQMTWAYQQTSSHSGFANYVLSQAKMYQMIIDSVNEKVLTNTQVNFVIPSGTAIQNARTSYVQDTLTRDGYHLSDPLGRYIAGLMFFKSITGFNISPETISYRPNGVSEEDQLMSMEAVNNDYIKPFEVTESSYDIPEPEPIEVEGVNYSFTYVKGFWNSNATSISPESDALHKNFAAVMPIAKAFLPVGSEITIEKGYQYRVIFLEKQGDGFKVLHRTDNSQAPYVKIDEAFWENYQYIAFNISEVPTVDISSRLDEVASKLKLYHPEGTGEGHVDIELTYELGEWKMDGNHPIPSTKKFISIPLTIGFFITDDIVRVKEGYRFVVVELIYENGYIVVNISEPLNELVLSETFKEDKEIISFMVFAEDNKDLTEEKLEEIITITSQTIEHEDEDIHFIQGFWADNATSILTEDTLFNKRFIASNVLSKQRFIGASNLVIKEGYQVRVIFLSYDGYGNYKVLKRSDNLKGAVMMDEAFWLDYEYIAFNLSKNPTQDITNDIENVSTKLSIHRFEEPLIPHMDDELTFVSGYWNDRAIQVTPGTDSFSKGFGASNVISLESLKNYSSITIEEGYQVRIIFFDYSFNTYTVLFRTNNLTGTIELTEELLSNYMYIGFNISTITSSDFSNSLETLSSKIKFNI, encoded by the coding sequence ATGAAAAAGATTGTTACATTCATTTTAGGGTTGTTATTTATAGGTGTGTTAATTGCATGTAATGATGACAATTCAACACAAAAGTTTGTTGTTTCGTTTGAAACAAATGGAGGAACACCGAGTATACCTAGTCAAGAAATTGAAGCTGGATTACTCATTATAGAGCCATCTTCAATTCTAAAAGAAGGATATGAATTTGGTGGTTGGTATAAAGATGATAAGTTTGAGACGAAATGGGATTTTAAAATTGATAAAGTAGACTCCAACATGACATTATTTACAAAAAGGGATGAAGTAGAAAAAGTTACCATTTCATTTGATACTAAAGGTGGAAGTGTAATAGGGGATATGAAAGTTAATAAAGGAAGTTTATTTAGTTCACCGACACCTCCAACAAAAGAAGGTTATGAATTCTCAGGATGGTATAAAGATGAAACTTATTCAAAATCATGGAGTTTTACTTTTGATAAACCCAATAAAGACATCCAGTTGATTGCTAGATGGAAGCAGGTATCAGACTATACAAAATCATTAAAGATTTTATCTATTGAAAATAGTTTCTCAGAAGATGCTCACCGTTATTTGTATAATATTGCCACATCTTATGGTGTTGATCAATGTAAAGTTGTTATTGCTAACATGTATATTGGTGGAGCAGAACTAATCCAACATGTGCAAAACGCCAACTCAAATGCAAAAGTGCATCAGTATCAGTTATATAAAGGGACAAATATGATTGCTACAAATAGCATGTCATTAGGGGAAGCAATTGCTAAAGAATATTGGGATGTAATCACATTCCAACAAGCCAGTCATCATAGTGGATTAGTATCAACATATGCAGAACATTTAACTTCACTTATTGGATGGGTAGACGCGTTAGCTGTCAACCCAAACGTGAAAATCGGGTGGCAAATGACATGGGCATACCAACAAACAAGTTCACATAGTGGTTTTGCTAATTATGTTCTTTCACAAGCAAAAATGTATCAAATGATTATAGATTCGGTAAATGAAAAAGTATTAACAAACACACAAGTTAACTTTGTTATTCCATCAGGAACTGCAATTCAAAATGCGAGAACTTCCTATGTTCAAGACACATTAACGCGTGATGGATATCACCTAAGTGATCCACTAGGAAGATACATTGCAGGTTTAATGTTCTTTAAATCAATCACAGGATTTAATATTTCACCCGAAACAATTTCGTATCGACCAAATGGTGTATCAGAAGAAGACCAACTAATGTCAATGGAAGCAGTAAATAATGACTATATAAAGCCATTTGAGGTAACAGAATCAAGTTATGATATACCTGAACCAGAGCCTATTGAAGTGGAAGGAGTTAATTATTCATTTACATATGTAAAAGGTTTTTGGAATTCAAATGCAACTTCTATTTCACCAGAATCGGACGCACTTCATAAGAATTTCGCAGCGGTTATGCCAATTGCTAAAGCATTCTTACCGGTGGGGTCTGAAATTACAATTGAAAAAGGTTATCAATATCGTGTCATTTTCTTGGAAAAACAAGGAGATGGATTTAAAGTTTTACATCGAACAGATAATTCACAAGCCCCATATGTAAAAATAGATGAAGCATTCTGGGAAAATTATCAATATATTGCTTTCAATATTTCTGAAGTTCCAACAGTTGATATTAGTTCAAGACTGGATGAGGTTGCAAGTAAACTAAAACTCTATCATCCAGAAGGAACCGGAGAAGGACACGTGGATATAGAATTAACTTATGAATTAGGTGAATGGAAAATGGATGGAAATCATCCAATACCATCAACGAAAAAATTTATTTCTATTCCTTTAACCATTGGATTCTTTATAACTGATGATATTGTGAGAGTAAAAGAGGGCTATAGATTTGTAGTTGTTGAACTGATTTATGAAAACGGATATATCGTTGTTAACATTTCAGAACCCCTCAATGAATTAGTTTTATCAGAAACTTTTAAAGAGGATAAAGAAATAATTTCGTTTATGGTGTTTGCCGAAGATAATAAAGATTTAACAGAAGAAAAACTCGAAGAAATCATAACGATTACATCACAAACAATTGAACATGAAGATGAAGATATACATTTCATACAAGGGTTTTGGGCAGATAACGCAACAAGTATCTTAACAGAAGATACTCTATTTAATAAACGTTTTATCGCCTCAAATGTACTTTCTAAGCAAAGATTCATAGGGGCTTCAAATTTAGTAATTAAAGAAGGTTACCAAGTCAGAGTTATTTTCTTAAGTTATGATGGATACGGTAACTATAAGGTTCTAAAACGATCTGATAACTTGAAAGGCGCGGTTATGATGGATGAAGCTTTCTGGCTAGACTATGAGTATATTGCATTTAATCTTTCTAAAAACCCAACACAAGATATTACTAATGATATTGAAAATGTTTCAACAAAATTAAGCATCCATCGATTTGAAGAACCACTTATTCCACACATGGATGATGAGTTAACATTTGTATCAGGTTATTGGAATGATAGAGCAATTCAAGTGACTCCGGGTACTGATTCATTTTCAAAAGGATTTGGAGCTTCAAATGTGATTTCATTAGAATCTTTAAAGAATTATTCAAGCATAACAATTGAAGAGGGATATCAAGTTAGAATTATTTTCTTCGATTATAGTTTCAATACATATACGGTATTATTTAGAACAAATAATTTAACAGGTACTATTGAACTTACAGAAGAATTACTATCAAATTATATGTATATTGGATTTAATATTTCAACAATTACTTCTTCAGATTTTTCAAATTCTTTAGAAACTCTATCTTCAAAAATCAAATTTAATATATAA
- a CDS encoding RnfABCDGE type electron transport complex subunit C: MITKTRIIPDEKHALKKLPLLHHLQAQYLYYPITNQRCPEGETCVVFGQFVKVGEVIGTRKAAFFEQPIHATVSGEVVGHEMKYDATGKKVDCLIVKNDFKYELHESVKTRTDEEIEKLTKEDYIKIAKDAGLVGLGGSGFPTYIKLNTKSKIDIVLANGVECEPKLISDYELMMNHPEELIKGLIYAMNAVGAKQGVIAVKKKYVELVERLNFALAAFHDYDIKVTPVGNYYPQGWELEAIKSATGIVVPQGKLPGDYGVIPFNVSTLQSLYHAVKFGLPVLERYFVISGDGAVNKSFKARIGTSIQSLLDIAGGYIEPSIPKTLILGGPMMGSSLLSDDIVLQHTTTSLIVQNTPFLDEDPCIHCASCVYSCPVSLQPVQIMNAVKAEDKDFLKALTVNKCIECGLCSFVCPSKIHLTDYMRQGKRMIR; this comes from the coding sequence TTGATTACAAAGACAAGAATTATACCAGATGAGAAGCATGCTTTAAAGAAGTTACCTTTATTACATCACTTACAAGCACAATACTTATACTACCCAATTACAAACCAAAGATGTCCTGAAGGGGAAACTTGTGTTGTATTCGGTCAATTCGTAAAAGTTGGTGAAGTAATTGGTACAAGAAAGGCTGCTTTCTTTGAACAACCAATTCATGCTACAGTTTCAGGAGAAGTTGTAGGGCATGAAATGAAATACGATGCAACAGGTAAAAAAGTTGACTGTTTAATCGTTAAAAATGATTTCAAATATGAATTACATGAATCAGTTAAAACAAGAACTGATGAAGAAATCGAGAAACTAACTAAGGAAGACTATATTAAGATTGCTAAAGATGCTGGTTTAGTCGGTTTAGGTGGTTCTGGTTTCCCAACTTACATCAAGTTAAATACAAAATCGAAGATTGATATTGTTTTAGCAAATGGTGTTGAGTGTGAACCTAAATTAATTTCAGACTATGAATTAATGATGAATCATCCAGAAGAATTAATCAAAGGGTTAATTTATGCGATGAATGCAGTTGGAGCAAAACAAGGAGTAATCGCAGTTAAAAAGAAATACGTTGAATTAGTTGAACGTTTAAACTTTGCATTAGCTGCTTTCCATGATTATGATATTAAAGTCACTCCAGTTGGAAATTACTATCCACAAGGATGGGAATTAGAAGCAATCAAATCTGCAACAGGTATTGTTGTACCACAAGGTAAATTACCAGGTGATTATGGAGTTATTCCATTTAACGTTTCAACATTACAATCTTTATACCATGCAGTTAAATTTGGATTACCAGTACTTGAAAGATACTTTGTGATTTCAGGTGATGGTGCTGTTAATAAATCATTTAAAGCAAGAATTGGTACTTCAATTCAAAGTTTATTAGACATCGCTGGTGGATATATTGAACCAAGTATTCCTAAGACTTTAATCTTAGGTGGACCAATGATGGGGTCAAGTTTACTAAGTGATGATATCGTGTTACAGCACACAACAACATCATTAATTGTTCAAAATACGCCATTCTTAGATGAAGATCCATGTATTCACTGTGCATCATGTGTTTACTCATGTCCAGTAAGTTTACAACCAGTTCAAATCATGAATGCTGTAAAAGCAGAAGACAAAGATTTCTTAAAAGCCTTGACTGTTAATAAGTGTATCGAATGTGGATTATGTTCATTCGTATGTCCATCTAAGATTCACTTAACAGATTACATGCGTCAAGGTAAGAGAATGATTCGATAA